The Brachybacterium huguangmaarense genome contains a region encoding:
- a CDS encoding lysophospholipid acyltransferase family protein — protein sequence MPTFYTTARRAVAPLVMALWRPRVSGLENLPETGPFLVASNHLALVDSFAIPVVAPRQVRFIARADLWQKKGPVGWVMRRFFTVIGTVPVERGTLRSAKGSLDVALQVLRDGDGFGIYPEGTRSRDGRLYKGRTGAAWLAQQSGAPVIPVGLRGTEKIFAPGRRLPRRVPVSIAFGAPVDFSDIDPSLSDGVRRREMTRRIMDAIAALSGQERADSLNTPPASARD from the coding sequence TTGCCCACGTTCTACACGACCGCCCGCCGCGCGGTCGCCCCCCTGGTCATGGCCCTCTGGAGGCCCCGCGTCTCGGGGCTCGAGAACCTGCCGGAGACGGGCCCGTTCCTCGTGGCCTCCAACCACCTCGCCCTCGTCGACTCCTTCGCGATCCCCGTCGTCGCGCCCCGTCAGGTGCGGTTCATCGCGCGCGCCGACCTGTGGCAGAAGAAGGGGCCGGTCGGCTGGGTCATGCGCCGGTTCTTCACGGTCATCGGCACGGTCCCGGTCGAGCGCGGCACGCTGCGCAGCGCCAAGGGCTCCCTCGACGTGGCCCTCCAGGTGCTGCGCGACGGCGACGGCTTCGGCATCTATCCCGAGGGCACGCGCTCGCGCGACGGGCGCCTGTACAAGGGACGGACCGGTGCGGCGTGGCTCGCCCAGCAGTCCGGGGCCCCTGTGATCCCGGTCGGGCTGCGCGGGACCGAGAAGATCTTCGCGCCCGGCAGGCGCCTTCCCCGGCGGGTCCCGGTGTCGATCGCCTTCGGCGCGCCCGTCGACTTCTCCGACATCGACCCGTCGCTGTCCGACGGCGTGCGCCGTCGCGAGATGACCCGCCGGATCATGGACGCGATCGCGGCGCTCAGCGGGCAGGAGCGGGCCGACTCCCTCAACACCCCGCCGGCCTCGGCACGCGACTGA